A genomic window from Hyalangium minutum includes:
- a CDS encoding HesB/IscA family protein: MDTTTTTQTPATTAPATQSNPMAPVQLTPAAITQVKEVIKAQGFEGYFFSIRVVPAGCSGLGYDLNLVKEAKPNDHVWEQDGVRITTDALSSKYLLGTSVDFVSSVTGAGFKFENPNAKSSCGCGTSFTT, encoded by the coding sequence ATGGACACCACCACGACGACCCAGACGCCGGCCACCACGGCTCCGGCCACGCAGTCCAACCCGATGGCTCCGGTGCAGCTCACCCCAGCCGCCATCACCCAGGTGAAGGAGGTCATCAAGGCCCAGGGCTTCGAGGGCTACTTCTTCTCCATCCGCGTGGTGCCTGCCGGCTGCAGCGGCCTCGGCTATGACTTGAACCTCGTGAAGGAGGCCAAGCCGAACGATCACGTGTGGGAGCAGGATGGCGTCCGCATCACCACCGACGCCCTGAGCAGCAAGTACCTGCTGGGCACCTCCGTGGACTTCGTCTCGTCCGTCACGGGCGCGGGCTTCAAGTTCGAGAACCCGAACGCGAAGTCCTCCTGCGGCTGCGGCACCTCGTTCACGACCTGA
- the moeB gene encoding molybdopterin-synthase adenylyltransferase MoeB has translation MATTFRDLLSSVKQEIREVSVEEVKRLLDARASVKLIDVREADEHAAGRLPGATHIPRGYLELRIEDKARREEELILYCAGGTRSALAARTLREMGYERVASMAGGYNRWSDSAYPVEKPFVLTAEQKERYRRHLILPEVGEAGQEKLLKARVLLLGAGGLGSPAALYLAAAGVGTLGIVDMDVVDLSNLQRQVIHTRERQGQPKTESARATIEALNPDVKVVPFAERLTSKNVERILEGFDMVLDGGDNFPTRYLLNDACVMQRKPNIHGSIFRFEGQVTTFVPGQGPCYRCLYPAPPPPELAPSCAEAGVLGVLPGIIGLMQANEALKLILGKGEPLMGRLVTFDALGTRFLELKMRRDPQCPVCKDGAKVEFIDYEQFCNTAA, from the coding sequence ATGGCCACCACCTTCCGAGACCTGCTGTCGAGTGTGAAGCAGGAGATCCGCGAGGTCTCCGTCGAGGAGGTCAAGCGCCTGCTGGACGCTCGGGCTTCGGTGAAGCTCATCGACGTGCGCGAGGCGGACGAACACGCGGCTGGCCGCCTGCCCGGCGCCACCCACATTCCCCGGGGCTACCTGGAACTGCGCATCGAGGACAAAGCCCGGCGCGAGGAGGAGCTGATCCTCTACTGCGCGGGAGGCACCCGATCCGCGCTGGCGGCCCGGACGCTGCGCGAGATGGGCTACGAGCGCGTGGCCTCCATGGCGGGGGGATACAACCGCTGGAGCGACTCGGCGTACCCCGTGGAGAAGCCCTTCGTGCTCACCGCCGAGCAGAAGGAGCGCTACCGCCGCCACCTCATCCTCCCCGAGGTGGGCGAGGCCGGGCAGGAGAAGCTGCTGAAGGCCCGGGTGCTGCTGCTGGGAGCGGGCGGACTGGGCTCGCCGGCGGCGCTCTACCTGGCCGCAGCGGGTGTGGGGACGCTGGGCATCGTGGACATGGACGTGGTGGACCTGAGCAACCTGCAGCGCCAGGTGATCCACACGCGGGAGCGCCAGGGGCAGCCGAAGACGGAGAGCGCCCGGGCCACCATCGAGGCACTGAACCCGGACGTGAAGGTGGTGCCCTTCGCGGAGCGGCTGACGTCAAAGAACGTGGAGCGCATCCTCGAGGGCTTCGACATGGTGCTGGACGGGGGCGACAACTTCCCGACCCGGTACCTGCTGAACGATGCGTGCGTGATGCAGCGCAAGCCCAACATCCACGGCTCCATCTTCCGCTTCGAGGGCCAGGTGACGACGTTCGTTCCCGGCCAGGGCCCCTGCTACCGCTGCCTCTACCCTGCTCCGCCGCCGCCGGAGCTGGCGCCCTCGTGCGCGGAGGCTGGGGTGCTGGGAGTGCTCCCAGGCATCATCGGGCTGATGCAGGCCAACGAGGCGCTCAAGCTCATCCTCGGCAAGGGTGAGCCGCTCATGGGCCGGCTGGTGACGTTCGACGCGCTCGGCACACGGTTTCTGGAACTCAAGATGCGGCGGGATCCGCAGTGCCCCGTGTGCAAGGACGGCGCGAAGGTGGAGTTCATCGACTACGAGCAGTTCTGCAACACCGCCGCCTGA
- a CDS encoding rhodanese-like domain-containing protein, whose protein sequence is MPIPEILPAELAEQLSGPPEKRPALLDVRFPYEHAYVALPDSVLIPLPELDERADELEALRGRPVVVYCHHGVRSLDGAAYLISHGLDAVSLHGGIDLYSRLVDPKLPRY, encoded by the coding sequence ATGCCCATCCCGGAGATCCTCCCCGCCGAGCTGGCCGAACAGCTCTCAGGTCCTCCCGAGAAGCGCCCTGCCCTGCTCGACGTGCGCTTCCCCTACGAGCACGCCTATGTGGCGCTGCCGGACTCGGTGCTCATTCCGCTGCCGGAGCTGGACGAGCGCGCCGACGAGCTGGAGGCGCTCCGAGGCCGCCCCGTGGTCGTCTACTGCCACCACGGAGTGCGCAGCCTGGACGGCGCGGCGTACCTGATCTCCCACGGCCTGGATGCGGTGTCGCTCCACGGTGGGATTGATCTGTATTCGAGGCTCGTAGACCCCAAGCTGCCGCGCTACTGA
- a CDS encoding CotH kinase family protein has product MKTRDVSLIWGAAALVVGMVIAGCGPIDSKEEPPAQEHETQRSDALAQPFQYPPLQTGLDELRVEIDPALLELFYEDEDTPPQPIFITFPGGRRVQAEMRLRGNSSRGWPKKSWRIDLGSSEQYKGRKKLNLLSEWREQTMMLEKLAYDMLEAMNVPVSRATYVRLVINGEYQGVYLDTDRVDKSLLRNRGFQDLDANIYRAGGKNGEMKTSFDKKYQRDWEKETNESLPNDDLVSFLKALNHTPEPNLEAMLEQRIELEHYLRVLVAEALVTMGTNEDARSYWIHDAVTDRWTYGPWDFNNTDAKYVPDSRPGKQAKYKHPLFNFSLFDGWVEEEWLDREEDDPGRFKPIFSNLNTRIVNHPQLRDRLLALYEKGIAELLAPAVLAARIDAMHALLAPHMRGAPHVVQALFDDSPRYLKEYSANRTGFLRSEIARWRARKQQLVIQAVNAKEGWVELRNLHTSSVSTKGLVLTTNLRTAKKKNVPTKTLAPGETVRFTAKQLDLKLVEDGELGLFDGKSVVGIIDLLFFGKLPSGRYYERNRQTPSRWEIH; this is encoded by the coding sequence ATGAAAACGAGAGACGTGAGCCTCATATGGGGCGCGGCTGCGCTTGTCGTGGGAATGGTGATCGCGGGATGTGGACCCATCGACTCGAAGGAAGAGCCGCCGGCGCAGGAGCACGAGACGCAGCGGTCGGACGCGTTGGCGCAGCCCTTCCAGTACCCGCCACTCCAGACGGGCCTGGACGAGCTCCGGGTGGAGATTGATCCAGCGCTGCTGGAGCTCTTCTACGAGGACGAGGACACCCCACCACAGCCCATCTTCATCACCTTCCCGGGCGGGCGGCGCGTGCAGGCGGAGATGCGGCTGCGTGGCAACAGCTCACGCGGCTGGCCCAAGAAGAGCTGGCGCATCGATCTGGGCTCGAGCGAGCAATACAAAGGCCGCAAAAAGCTCAACCTGCTCTCCGAGTGGCGCGAGCAGACCATGATGCTCGAGAAGCTCGCCTACGACATGCTCGAGGCGATGAACGTGCCCGTCTCGCGTGCGACCTACGTGCGCCTCGTCATCAATGGCGAGTACCAGGGCGTCTACCTGGACACCGACCGCGTGGACAAGTCGCTGCTGCGCAACCGGGGCTTCCAGGACCTGGATGCCAACATCTACCGTGCTGGAGGCAAGAACGGTGAGATGAAGACGTCCTTCGACAAGAAGTACCAGCGGGACTGGGAGAAGGAGACGAACGAGAGCCTTCCCAACGACGACCTTGTCTCCTTCCTCAAGGCCCTCAACCACACGCCGGAGCCGAACCTGGAGGCGATGCTCGAGCAGCGCATCGAGCTCGAGCACTACCTGCGGGTGCTGGTGGCCGAGGCGCTCGTCACCATGGGCACCAACGAGGACGCGAGGAGCTACTGGATTCATGACGCCGTCACGGACCGGTGGACCTACGGGCCGTGGGACTTCAACAACACCGACGCGAAGTACGTCCCCGACTCGAGGCCGGGCAAGCAGGCGAAGTACAAGCACCCTCTCTTCAACTTCAGCCTCTTCGACGGCTGGGTGGAGGAGGAGTGGCTCGACCGCGAGGAGGATGATCCGGGGCGCTTCAAGCCCATCTTCTCCAACCTCAACACCCGCATCGTCAACCACCCGCAGCTCCGGGACCGGCTCCTGGCGCTCTACGAGAAAGGCATCGCCGAGCTGCTGGCGCCGGCGGTCCTCGCTGCGCGCATCGACGCCATGCACGCGCTGCTCGCTCCGCACATGCGCGGCGCCCCTCATGTGGTGCAGGCGCTGTTCGACGACTCGCCCCGCTACCTCAAGGAGTACAGCGCCAACCGCACCGGCTTCCTCAGGAGTGAGATCGCCCGTTGGCGCGCCCGGAAGCAGCAACTGGTCATCCAGGCGGTGAACGCGAAGGAGGGCTGGGTGGAGCTGCGCAACCTCCACACCAGCTCCGTCTCCACCAAGGGGCTCGTCCTCACCACCAACCTGCGCACCGCGAAGAAGAAAAACGTCCCAACGAAGACTCTCGCCCCGGGCGAGACGGTGCGCTTCACCGCCAAGCAACTGGACCTCAAGCTGGTGGAGGACGGAGAGCTGGGCCTCTTCGACGGCAAGAGCGTCGTCGGCATCATCGATCTGCTCTTCTTCGGAAAGCTCCCCTCGGGCCGCTATTACGAGCGCAACCGGCAGACTCCGAGCCGGTGGGAAATTCACTGA
- a CDS encoding CotH kinase family protein translates to MATRGMWTVRGAAALAAGMLLAGCARIDLKEEQAPLESEAQRADALAQPFQYPPLQTSLDELRVQIDPAVLELFYEERDTPPQPIVLTLPDGRSVSAEMRLRGNSSRGWPKKSWRIDLPTGEQYKGRKKLNLLSEWREQTMMLEKLAYDMLEAMNVPVSRATYVRLVINGEYQGVYLDTDRVDKSLLSNQGFQDLDANIYRTGGKNGEMKTSFDSKYQRDWEKETNAELPNDDLVSFLQAINYTPEPNLEEMLEQRVELEHYLRVLVAEALVTMNTVEDAKSYWIHDAVTDRWTYGPWDFNNTDAKYLPEAKPGKQADYNHPLFNFSLFDGFVEAEWLKREEDEPKRWKPIFSNLNTRIFNHPQLRDRLLTLYEKGIAELLDPAVLSARIDAMHALLAPHMRGAPHVVQALFDDSPRYLKQYSANRTGFLRSEIARWRARKPQLVIQAVNAKEGWVELRNLHTSPVSTTGLVLTTDLRTAKKKNVPTKTLAPGETVRFTDKQLGLKLMEDGELGLFDGKSVVGVMDLLFYGKLPPGRYYERSREEPNPWVIH, encoded by the coding sequence ATGGCAACGAGGGGCATGTGGACCGTACGGGGCGCGGCTGCGCTTGCCGCGGGCATGCTGCTCGCGGGGTGTGCACGCATCGACTTGAAGGAGGAGCAGGCGCCCTTGGAGAGCGAGGCGCAGCGAGCGGACGCGTTGGCGCAGCCCTTCCAGTACCCGCCACTCCAGACGAGCCTGGACGAGCTCCGGGTGCAGATTGATCCAGCGGTGCTGGAGCTCTTCTACGAGGAAAGGGACACCCCACCGCAGCCCATCGTGCTCACCCTCCCGGACGGGCGGAGCGTGTCGGCGGAGATGCGGCTGCGTGGCAACAGCTCACGCGGCTGGCCCAAGAAGAGCTGGCGCATCGATCTGCCCACGGGCGAGCAATACAAAGGGCGCAAGAAGCTCAACCTGCTCTCCGAGTGGCGCGAGCAGACCATGATGCTCGAGAAGCTCGCCTACGACATGCTCGAGGCGATGAACGTGCCCGTCTCGCGCGCCACCTACGTGCGCCTCGTCATCAACGGTGAGTACCAGGGCGTCTACCTGGACACTGACCGCGTCGACAAGTCGCTCCTGAGTAACCAGGGCTTCCAGGACCTGGATGCCAACATCTACCGCACCGGGGGCAAGAACGGTGAGATGAAGACGTCCTTCGACAGCAAGTACCAGCGGGACTGGGAGAAGGAAACGAACGCGGAGCTTCCCAACGACGATCTCGTCTCCTTCCTCCAAGCCATCAACTACACGCCGGAACCGAACCTGGAGGAGATGCTCGAGCAGCGCGTGGAGCTCGAGCACTACCTGCGGGTGCTGGTGGCCGAGGCGCTCGTCACCATGAACACCGTCGAGGACGCGAAGAGCTACTGGATTCACGACGCCGTGACGGACCGGTGGACCTACGGGCCATGGGACTTCAACAACACCGACGCGAAGTACCTCCCCGAAGCGAAGCCGGGCAAGCAGGCGGACTACAATCATCCCCTCTTCAACTTCAGCCTCTTCGACGGCTTTGTGGAGGCCGAGTGGCTCAAGCGAGAGGAGGATGAGCCGAAGCGCTGGAAGCCCATCTTCTCCAACCTCAACACCCGCATCTTCAACCACCCGCAGCTCCGGGACCGGCTCCTGACGCTCTACGAGAAAGGCATCGCCGAGCTGCTGGACCCGGCGGTCCTGTCTGCGCGCATCGACGCCATGCATGCGCTGCTCGCTCCGCACATGCGCGGCGCCCCTCATGTGGTGCAGGCGCTGTTCGACGACTCGCCCCGCTACCTCAAGCAGTACAGCGCCAACCGCACCGGCTTCCTCAGGAGCGAGATCGCCCGTTGGCGCGCCCGGAAGCCTCAGTTGGTCATCCAAGCGGTGAACGCGAAGGAGGGCTGGGTGGAGCTGCGCAACCTCCACACCAGCCCCGTCTCCACCACTGGGCTCGTCCTCACCACCGACCTGCGCACGGCGAAGAAGAAAAACGTCCCAACGAAGACTCTCGCCCCGGGCGAGACGGTGCGCTTCACCGACAAGCAGCTAGGCCTCAAACTGATGGAGGACGGCGAGCTGGGCCTCTTCGACGGCAAGAGCGTCGTCGGCGTCATGGACCTGCTCTTCTACGGAAAGCTCCCCCCGGGCCGCTACTACGAGCGCAGCCGCGAGGAGCCCAACCCGTGGGTGATCCACTGA
- a CDS encoding serine/threonine-protein kinase, translating into MTAPQTFGKYQLLKKLATGGMAEVWLARSTGIEGFTKNVVVKRILPHLAEDREFVEMFRNEALIAANFNHPNIAQVYEFGEANGTYFIAMEYIHGEDLGRVMRKAWTAGQWIARPLAIRIVASACEGLYYAHTRVDGSGKPLKVVHRDISPQNILISFDGSVKLVDFGIAKAADTVGLTKSGAIKGKFAYMAPEQAGGKALDHRADIFAIGLVLYELLTGVRPLKRDSELATLQAALECAITTPSEVADVPSELDSVVMNALSKAADDRYRDARQFQIALEETLVAQRWVASSVQISELMETLFADRLAEEKKTGNLMPTTTEEFSSQSNSSPASPQEPVQGRRGAPPAPKVDMEWEAPPGEVSQRNERRATSAQMRAAERPRDPNSPRSLAEEMAEYAAPSGGTAVARRRTGELPKRTGGETAIARTPSRPDMARAEFEAPPPEPPPQRRSSARQLQVEQEEDEDELPSRTRARARTGALAAINARARYDEDPDADPERTRLPPPSREPEPSPDETLPPPAPPRRRTGQVSRVQPAVDPHEAPTAPRRRTSSRVELRQAPPPPKRPEPEEEDEAPSRPQAAAKAPRRSINTADLLKKIVLLVAAVAMAGGLVMFWPKLMKRPIDGMGIFVTVDTNPKVNVRVLHSDKCGSPEPVTDLGMTPLKGVSGAHIQDTLVLENKAQGIYAEEKDLLSFGEPGETKSIKREFRLGNLLLKVTPKNVGDLSISREGQDLGKTISGGAKLELMEGTHRLELRGDRLKEPVEIEVNVKARDTTTEMIDVSKHM; encoded by the coding sequence ATGACTGCTCCTCAAACCTTCGGGAAATATCAGCTTCTGAAGAAGCTCGCCACGGGCGGGATGGCCGAGGTGTGGCTTGCGCGCAGCACGGGCATCGAGGGCTTCACCAAGAACGTGGTGGTGAAGCGCATCCTTCCGCACCTGGCGGAGGACCGCGAGTTCGTGGAGATGTTCCGCAACGAGGCGCTGATCGCCGCGAACTTCAACCACCCCAACATCGCCCAGGTGTACGAGTTCGGCGAGGCCAACGGCACCTACTTCATCGCCATGGAGTACATCCACGGCGAGGACCTGGGCCGGGTGATGCGCAAGGCGTGGACCGCGGGGCAGTGGATCGCCCGGCCGCTGGCCATCCGCATCGTCGCCAGCGCGTGTGAGGGCCTGTACTACGCGCACACCCGCGTGGACGGCAGCGGCAAGCCGCTCAAAGTCGTCCACCGCGACATCTCTCCGCAGAACATCCTGATCAGCTTCGACGGTTCGGTGAAGCTGGTGGACTTCGGTATCGCCAAGGCGGCGGACACGGTGGGCCTGACGAAGTCGGGCGCCATCAAGGGCAAGTTCGCGTACATGGCGCCGGAGCAGGCCGGTGGCAAGGCGCTGGATCACCGCGCGGACATCTTCGCCATCGGGCTGGTGCTCTACGAGCTGCTCACGGGCGTGCGCCCGCTGAAGCGGGACTCGGAGCTGGCCACGCTGCAGGCCGCGCTCGAGTGCGCCATCACGACGCCCTCCGAGGTGGCGGATGTCCCCTCCGAGCTGGACTCGGTGGTGATGAACGCGCTGTCCAAGGCGGCGGATGATCGCTACCGGGACGCGCGCCAGTTCCAGATTGCCCTGGAAGAGACGCTCGTCGCCCAGCGCTGGGTGGCCAGCTCGGTGCAGATCTCCGAGCTGATGGAGACGCTCTTCGCGGATCGGCTCGCGGAGGAGAAGAAGACGGGCAACCTGATGCCCACCACCACGGAGGAGTTCTCCAGCCAGAGCAACTCCTCGCCGGCCTCCCCCCAGGAGCCGGTGCAGGGCCGCCGGGGAGCTCCGCCGGCTCCGAAGGTGGACATGGAGTGGGAGGCGCCTCCGGGAGAGGTGTCCCAGCGCAACGAGCGGCGGGCGACCTCCGCTCAGATGCGCGCGGCTGAGCGTCCCCGGGATCCGAACTCGCCGCGCTCGCTGGCCGAGGAGATGGCGGAGTACGCGGCGCCCTCGGGCGGCACGGCGGTGGCTCGCCGCCGCACGGGCGAGCTGCCCAAGCGGACGGGCGGGGAGACGGCGATTGCGCGCACGCCCTCGCGTCCGGACATGGCGCGGGCCGAGTTCGAGGCACCGCCTCCCGAGCCTCCTCCGCAGCGCCGCAGCAGTGCGCGGCAGCTCCAGGTAGAGCAGGAGGAGGACGAGGACGAGCTGCCGTCGCGGACCCGGGCACGGGCTCGCACCGGCGCCCTGGCGGCGATCAATGCCCGCGCGCGGTACGACGAGGATCCGGATGCGGATCCCGAGCGGACCCGGCTGCCTCCGCCCTCGCGCGAGCCTGAGCCGTCGCCGGACGAGACCTTGCCGCCGCCTGCTCCGCCGCGGCGCCGCACGGGCCAGGTGAGCCGGGTTCAGCCGGCCGTTGATCCGCATGAGGCTCCAACGGCGCCTCGGCGACGGACCTCCAGCCGGGTGGAGCTGAGGCAGGCGCCTCCGCCACCGAAGCGGCCTGAGCCGGAGGAGGAGGACGAGGCTCCTTCGAGGCCGCAGGCGGCGGCGAAGGCGCCGCGCCGGTCGATCAACACGGCGGACCTGCTGAAGAAGATCGTCCTGCTGGTGGCCGCCGTGGCGATGGCCGGTGGGCTGGTGATGTTCTGGCCGAAGCTGATGAAGCGGCCCATCGACGGCATGGGCATCTTCGTGACGGTGGACACGAACCCGAAGGTGAACGTGCGGGTGCTGCACAGTGACAAGTGCGGCAGCCCTGAGCCGGTCACGGATCTGGGGATGACGCCGCTCAAGGGCGTGTCGGGTGCTCACATCCAGGACACGCTGGTGCTGGAGAACAAAGCCCAGGGCATCTACGCCGAGGAGAAGGACCTGCTGAGCTTCGGCGAGCCGGGCGAGACGAAGAGCATCAAGCGCGAGTTCCGGCTGGGCAACCTGCTGCTGAAGGTGACGCCGAAGAACGTGGGCGACCTGAGTATCTCGCGGGAAGGCCAGGACCTGGGCAAGACCATCAGCGGGGGCGCGAAGCTGGAGCTGATGGAGGGTACCCACAGGCTGGAGCTGCGCGGGGACCGGCTCAAGGAGCCCGTGGAGATTGAGGTCAACGTGAAGGCCCGCGACACGACGACCGAGATGATCGACGTGTCCAAGCACATGTAG
- a CDS encoding VTC domain-containing protein — MLSFAEGEVTKLRREFKLVLDQDVVGELCARISAELGGSLPPPTRIVSVYFDKPGYPLALRALRTPEDCLKVRTKEYSPDLGAGGVQRVVLEVKRERHGMTQKRRAWVPRAQLQSVIRGSAGLLPLIAGGRLMPVLAVTYRRHVYQATQAWRVTVDRDIGFHPVTPQLALSETTLTAERLGPPVFTDRRVVVEVKHLGEVLPPWLAALHPGGRKPAYSKFAEGMARLQAFAADGVLGG; from the coding sequence ATGCTGTCGTTCGCTGAGGGGGAAGTCACCAAGCTTCGCCGCGAGTTCAAGCTGGTGCTGGATCAGGACGTCGTGGGCGAGCTGTGCGCGCGGATCAGCGCGGAGCTCGGCGGGAGCCTGCCTCCGCCCACGCGCATCGTGTCCGTGTACTTCGACAAGCCGGGCTACCCGCTGGCCCTGCGCGCGCTGCGCACGCCGGAGGACTGCCTCAAGGTTCGCACCAAGGAGTACTCGCCGGATCTCGGGGCCGGGGGCGTGCAGCGCGTGGTGCTGGAGGTGAAGCGCGAGCGCCACGGAATGACGCAGAAGCGCCGGGCGTGGGTGCCTCGCGCGCAACTGCAGAGCGTGATTCGCGGGAGCGCGGGACTGCTGCCCCTCATTGCGGGCGGGCGGCTGATGCCCGTGCTGGCGGTGACGTACCGGCGCCACGTGTACCAGGCCACGCAGGCCTGGCGGGTGACGGTGGATCGGGACATCGGCTTCCACCCGGTGACGCCGCAGTTGGCGCTGTCGGAGACGACTCTCACCGCCGAGCGGCTGGGGCCTCCGGTCTTCACGGACCGCCGCGTGGTGGTCGAGGTGAAGCATTTGGGCGAAGTGCTGCCACCGTGGCTGGCAGCGCTGCACCCGGGCGGCAGGAAGCCCGCGTACAGCAAGTTTGCCGAGGGCATGGCGAGGCTCCAGGCCTTCGCCGCAGATGGGGTTTTGGGGGGTTAG
- the tmk gene encoding dTMP kinase, with protein MFIDFEGIDGSGKTTLSNLLAGRLRRLGYKVAHAREGGELQAPTARRIRELTRDSRLLELGARTEFFLNVARDAQQFEEVISPALARGEVCISDRYLYSQLALSGGGRGLPLEELKPACELASRGTWPDLVILVDVEPELARLRKRLGKLKEGRSSDTDSRKGLAGAGLAVRVREAFLNMARQDPGRWLIIENNDQPLWVLEQRIVDAVVARLQGREPQVQRISPPNTPVVHGEVTVDGVEERFFQALDSLEVREPSLAVWMLGGLPGLAAHQRRLAAVERFPGLAVRSLTGLEDESSWALRELLAKVVPADVAASLSSSLSPKAMALRQQLYALAPGEVVSSLKRNDSHEAWALRQQALRERHLAQVLLGLAGVDGETAWSVRELGIQQKLYSEVARSLTGLSGERVDALREALLAHDRLSVVRSITGLDSAFAQGLREQLADKAPKLVLRSLTGLISSEAFALRERYALVTKESIDSLDGLDDPRAWQLREACAERWPATVLSSLKGLPLTERAETLITRILRTGPNRLPLLRNAYGVISLAHETTTERAIRPAVSTESQPTL; from the coding sequence GTGTTCATCGACTTCGAAGGCATTGACGGCAGCGGAAAGACAACGCTCTCCAACCTCCTGGCCGGGCGTCTGCGCCGGCTGGGTTACAAGGTGGCTCACGCCCGCGAGGGGGGCGAGCTGCAGGCTCCCACCGCGCGGCGCATCCGCGAACTGACGCGTGACTCGCGCCTGCTGGAGCTGGGGGCTCGCACCGAGTTCTTCCTCAACGTGGCGCGCGATGCGCAGCAGTTCGAGGAGGTCATCTCGCCCGCGCTGGCCCGGGGTGAGGTCTGCATCAGCGATCGGTATCTGTACTCGCAGCTGGCACTGAGCGGCGGGGGGCGGGGCCTGCCCCTGGAGGAGCTGAAGCCGGCGTGCGAGCTGGCCTCTCGCGGCACCTGGCCGGATCTGGTGATCCTGGTGGACGTGGAGCCAGAGCTGGCGCGGCTGCGCAAGCGCCTGGGCAAGCTGAAGGAGGGGCGCTCCTCGGACACGGACAGCCGGAAGGGGCTCGCGGGGGCGGGGCTCGCGGTGCGGGTGCGCGAGGCCTTCTTGAACATGGCGCGCCAGGATCCGGGGCGCTGGCTCATCATCGAGAACAACGACCAGCCGCTGTGGGTGCTGGAGCAGCGCATCGTGGACGCGGTGGTGGCGCGGCTGCAGGGCCGCGAGCCGCAGGTGCAGCGCATCTCGCCTCCGAACACGCCGGTGGTGCACGGCGAGGTGACGGTGGACGGCGTGGAGGAGCGCTTCTTCCAAGCGCTGGACTCGCTGGAGGTGCGCGAGCCGAGCCTCGCCGTGTGGATGCTGGGAGGCCTGCCAGGACTGGCGGCGCATCAGCGGCGCCTGGCGGCGGTGGAGCGCTTCCCGGGGCTGGCCGTGCGCAGCCTGACGGGGCTGGAGGACGAGTCCTCGTGGGCGCTGCGCGAGCTGTTGGCGAAGGTGGTGCCCGCGGACGTGGCGGCCAGCCTGAGCTCGAGCCTGTCTCCGAAGGCCATGGCGTTGCGCCAGCAACTCTACGCCCTGGCGCCCGGCGAGGTGGTCTCGAGCCTCAAGCGCAACGACAGCCACGAGGCCTGGGCGCTGCGGCAGCAGGCGCTGCGGGAGCGGCACCTGGCGCAGGTGCTGCTCGGCCTTGCGGGCGTGGACGGAGAGACGGCCTGGTCCGTGCGCGAGCTGGGCATCCAGCAAAAGCTGTACTCGGAGGTGGCGCGCAGCCTCACGGGCCTGAGTGGCGAGCGGGTGGATGCGCTGCGCGAGGCGCTCCTGGCGCACGATCGGCTCTCCGTGGTGCGGAGCATCACGGGCCTGGACTCGGCGTTCGCCCAGGGCCTGCGCGAGCAGCTCGCGGACAAGGCCCCCAAGCTGGTGCTGCGCTCGCTGACGGGCCTCATCTCGTCCGAGGCCTTCGCGCTGCGTGAGCGCTACGCCCTGGTGACGAAAGAGTCGATCGACTCGCTCGACGGGCTGGATGATCCGCGGGCGTGGCAGCTGCGCGAGGCCTGTGCGGAGCGCTGGCCAGCCACGGTGCTGTCCTCGCTCAAGGGGCTGCCGCTGACGGAGCGCGCCGAGACACTCATCACTCGCATCCTGCGCACGGGCCCGAACCGGCTGCCGCTGCTGCGCAACGCCTATGGGGTCATCTCCCTGGCGCACGAGACGACCACGGAGCGCGCCATCCGCCCAGCAGTCAGCACCGAATCGCAGCCCACGCTCTAG
- a CDS encoding DUF4956 domain-containing protein: MESTFTGIFGELDQELTTLHVDAIVPRMVAAVLIGAVLSLRPWRLIMGRPLPKSEMVQAQVLLCTAAAVITCVIGNSVAKAFGLVGLGGFVRFRSGLKDPRDAAILFLVIGLGMACGHGSLALAGVGTLFVAGLLLVLDFFNKEEKAPKQRVVLSAQSDDLVRAEASLRQALGERNVMVKGCALDFDGRRLELEVEEKEPGSLVAALSRTEGAPLRGLKWTAVSPKGTREDLV; this comes from the coding sequence ATGGAGTCGACCTTCACGGGAATCTTCGGAGAGCTGGATCAGGAGCTGACCACGCTCCACGTGGACGCCATCGTGCCGCGGATGGTGGCGGCGGTGCTGATCGGCGCGGTGCTGTCGCTGCGGCCGTGGCGGCTGATCATGGGCCGGCCACTGCCGAAGTCGGAGATGGTGCAGGCGCAGGTGCTGCTGTGCACCGCGGCGGCCGTCATCACCTGCGTCATCGGCAACAGCGTGGCCAAGGCCTTCGGGCTGGTGGGGCTGGGAGGCTTCGTGCGGTTCCGCTCGGGCCTCAAGGACCCACGGGACGCGGCGATCCTCTTCCTGGTGATCGGTCTGGGCATGGCCTGCGGGCATGGGAGCCTGGCGCTGGCGGGCGTGGGCACGCTGTTCGTCGCGGGGCTGCTGCTGGTGCTCGACTTCTTCAACAAGGAGGAGAAGGCGCCCAAGCAGCGCGTGGTGCTCTCGGCACAGTCGGATGACCTGGTGCGCGCGGAGGCCTCGCTGCGCCAGGCGCTCGGGGAGCGCAACGTGATGGTGAAGGGCTGCGCGCTCGACTTCGACGGGCGCCGGCTGGAGTTGGAAGTGGAAGAGAAAGAGCCCGGCTCGCTCGTCGCAGCGCTGAGCCGGACCGAGGGAGCGCCCCTGCGGGGGCTGAAGTGGACGGCGGTAAGCCCCAAGGGGACACGGGAGGATCTGGTATGA